One genomic segment of Cottoperca gobio chromosome 21, fCotGob3.1, whole genome shotgun sequence includes these proteins:
- the fastkd1 gene encoding FAST kinase domain-containing protein 1, mitochondrial — MFRLRCGNSFLRRFLHGGTVNRDQVLEQLQVCSAEDQVFDVVGKNKAKLTVNHVCTALGKLWQFQKLKPHMLRIGEVIQSDPQFLTLRVLAENKIALMDDFMLVDTLYCLLRLNVEKHDSLVQQLVSEAWLRLDRLPMASLSKFSICLSNQQFQQSPLMGQITSIVDQRLSSIDDIRILTSLMISISFLVSPRLQEALISRADHLLCNMDPSQFNNVRRLVQFLRIVKHSYRPLLEKCNKIILGHIPRLDAENISMIMGFYESLQFNNYDCRLAVKQRLIELIDSSSDPFNFTKVFARLAPMASQETREGLENTALLLADELNAHQALAIAETLEEIQSRNLILLNKITAVIQRNLHVYKPVEVARITQTLFLLKYQNTELFAQLRTILVNFLLRSVLPYEVTMLNRVLSMLPSPQLDDGVFSRVDAVVSQCNLNDLNTISFSVAKWVRNDASYRYNTPSKFVGLLQTINRCGHERLQKAVRLDSLLDDLRHVSGKWFEEMLLEETMVTLKRMMDQINWTNVPGLSLFLTRMNHICPPLMNRIASVTIKDIDKIHHSAIYATLLPFSVLNYDTAQADELFEVCIQRFTPHISSYDPHLLVLLALNLAMADCFPEELVREIFSIDFLRKLDTQLETLPDLFNMRIRLRLMELNRAVCLECPEFLVPWFHGRYCQQFQINGKGSVSPVQQQIHKMLGEVLGGINCVQVAVVTPYFYTIDFECILDKHLQPMPYSQLNTLQLSDRGKVHWETRSGESNRDELPAGARRFAVDFLDSKSFCNNSHHMKGEELMRKRHLEILGYRVVQIPHFEWNSMELSTPDAWKQYLKKKLFKELSS, encoded by the exons ATGTTTCGGCTCAGGTGTGGGAACTCCTTCCTTCGGAGGTTCCTTCATGGAGGGACAGTTAACCGAGACCAGGTTCTGGAACAGCTGCAGGTTTGCTCTGCTGAAGACCAGGTGTTTGATGTGGTGGGCAAAAACAAGGCCAAGCTTACAGTGAACCATGTCTGCACAGCTTTGGGGAAGCTGTGGCAGTTTCAGAAACTGAAGCCACACATGCTCAGGATTGGGGAAGTCATCCAGAGCGACCCGCAATTCTTGACTCTCCGGGTTTTGGCGGAGAACAAAATTGCTCTTATGGATGATTTTATGTTGGTCGACACACTTTACTGTCTTCTCAG GTTGAATGTGGAGAAACATGACTCTCTTGTACAACAGTTAGTTTCAGAAGCATGGCTGAGACTAGACAG ATTGCCAATGGCATCCCTATCCAAGTTTTCTATCTGTCTAAGTAATCAGCAATTTCAACAGAGTCCTCTAATGGGCCAGATCACCAGTATTGTGGATCAGAGGTTGTCGTCCATTGATGATATCAG GATTCTAACGTCATTGATGATCAGCATCTCGTTCCTGGTGTCTCCCCGGCTTCAGGAGGCCCTCATTAGCAGGGCAGACCATCTCCTGTGCAACATGGATCCCTCACAGTTTAACAATGTGCGGAGATTAGTGCAGTTCCTGCGCATCGTCAAGCACAGTTACCGGCCTCTGCTGGAGAAGTGCAACAAGATCATCCTGGGCCACATTCCCAGGCTGGATGCAGAAAATATCAGCATGATAATGGGTTTTTATGAGTCCCTGCAGTTCAACAACTATGACTGCAGACTGGCTGTCAAACAAAGACTGATAGAACTGATTGATTCAAGCTCCGATCCTTTCAACTTCACCAAAGTGTTTGCCCGTCTGGCTCCGATGGCCAGTCAGGAGACCAGAGAGGG GTTGGAGAACACTGCTCTCCTGTTGGCGGATGAGCTCAATGCACATCAGGCTCTGGCTATAGCTGAAACTCTAGAAGAGATTCAGAGCAGGAATCTTATCTTACTGAACAA aATTACAGCAGTAATCCAAAGGAACCTTCACGTCTACAAGCCAGTGGAGGTGGCCAGAATCACCCAAACCCTTTTTCTGTTGAAATACCAGAACACGGAACTCTTTGCTCAACTAAGAACAATTTTGGTCAA CTTTTTGCTGCGCAGTGTCTTACCCTACGAAGTGACCATGTTGAACCGTGTTCTGTCCATGCTGCCCAGCCCGCAGCTTGACGATGGCGTGTTCTCCCGGGTAGACGCGGTGGTGTCGCAGTGCAATTTGAATGACCTCAACACCATTTCTTTTTCCGTTGCTAAGTGGGTGCGTAATGATGCTTCCTACCGCTACAACACTCCCAGCAAGTTCGTCGGTCTACTGCAGACCATAAACCGCTGCGGGCACGAGAGGCTGCAAAAGGCCGTCCGGCTGGACTCGCTGCTGGACGATCTCCGGCACGTTTCGGGAAAGTGGTTTGAGGAAATGCTGCTGGAAGAGACGATGGTCACGCTGAAGAGGATGATGGACCAAATAAACTGGACCAATGTGCCGGGCTTGTCCCTCTTCTTAACCAGAATGAATCACATCTGCCCTCCCCTGATGAACCGCATCGCCAGCGTGACCATTAAAGACATTGACAAG ATTCACCACTCCGCAATATATGCCACCCTGCTCCCGTTCTCTGTCCTGAATTATGATACCGCACAAGCAGACGAGTTGTTTGAAGTTTGTATTCAGCGCTTCACTCCTCATATCA GCTCCTATGACCCACATCTGCTAGTTTTGCTGGCGTTAAACTTGGCTATGGCCGACTGTTTTCCTGAGGAACTAGTGAGAGAAATCTTCAGCATAGACTTTCTGAGAAAGCTGGACACCCAACTAGAAA CTCTACCTGATCTCTTCAATATGCGGATCAGACTGCGCCTCATGGAGCTCAACCGCGCCGTCTGTCTGGAGTGTCCCGAGTTCCTGGTGCCGTGGTTTCATGGCCGCTACTGCCAGCAGTTTCAGATAAAtg ggAAAGGCAGTGTGAGTCCCGTGCAACAGCAAATCCATAAAATGCTGGGTGAGGTTCTCGGTGGCATTAACTGTGTTCAAGTAGCAGTTGTCACTCCATACTTTTACACCATAG ACTTTGAATGCATCCTGGACAAACACCTGCAGCCGATGCCCTACAGCCAGCTCAACACACTGCAGCTCTCAGACAGAGGAAAGGTTCACTGGGAGACACGCTCAGGGGAAAGCAACCGGGATGAGCTGCCAGCTGGAGCTCGGCG ATTTGCGGTGGACTTCCTTGATTCAAAGTCCTTCTGCAATAACTCTCACCATATGAAAGGGGAAGAACTGATGAGAAAAAGACACCTTGAAATCCTGGGATACCGTGTGGTTCAG atcCCTCACTTTGAATGGAACTCTATGGAGCTTTCAACACCGGATGCCTGGAAGCAATATCTAAAGAAGAAGTTATTTAAAGAGCTTTCTTCA